The sequence ATAGGGCCAGTGCGGCTTGATGTAGGACAGATGCAGGCACCACGGGCGGCCGTCGGTCTCGGCCTCGGTGATGAAGTCCATCGCGCGCCGCGTCATGTAGGGCGTTTCGGAATGCTCCTCCGGCACGCGCGCGGCCTTGTCGGCGTGCACCAGCAGCCAGCCGTTCTGCAAGCTGCCGTCCTCCGCGGCCCCTGAATTGGCCCAGTGCTCCCAGGGGTTCGGCGCGTCAAAGCCCTGCTTTCGCAGATACTCATCGTATTTCGGCCGCGGCCTTCCGGTCGGATGCAGCCCGTCGTCGCGCTCGTAAGGTTCAAACCCGCATTCGGCGACGTGGACGCCGATCATCGATTCCGGCGGGATACCGAGCGCCTTCATGCCTTCCAGATCGGGCGCCATGTGGGTTTTGCCGACCAGCACATTGCGCACACCAATCTTCTTCAGGTGATCGCCGAGCGTGGGCTCGCCGACGCGCAGCGGCCAGCCATTCCAGTGCGAACCGTGCGAGCGCATGTAGCGTCCGGTATAGAACGACATCCGCGACGGCCCGCAGATCGGCGACTGCACATACGCCTTGGTGAAGAGCACGCCGCGCCTGGCCATGGCGTCGATGTTCGGCGTCTTCAGCGTCGGATGGCCGGTGCAGCCGAGATAATCATAGCGAAGCTGGTCGCACATGATCCAGAGAACGTTCTTCGCGCGCGCCATGCCTATCGCTCCATCTTCGTTTGCAGGACATTGCGCTATTGATAGTGCGAAGAAAACCTCTCCCGAAGGGAGAGGTGTTGAGAGAGCGCCGCCCTGCTACGCCGACCACGGCTCCGCTTCGGCTGCGCTCTTCGCCTTGGCAGACACCGGGGCCTCGCCGATCACCTCGACAAGCGCGCGGAGCGCTTCCTTGACGCCATCGCCGGTAATGCCTGAGAGCAGCAGCGGCGTCTTCTTGGCGGCGCGCTTCAAGCGGTCCTTCTGCTTCTTCAATTCGTCCGGCGCGACCGCGTCGATCTTGTTCAGCGCGACGATCTCGATCTTGTCGGTGAGCAGCCCGCCATAGGCATCGAGCTCCTTCCGCACCGTCTTGTAGGCCTTGCCGGCGTGCTCACAGGTTGCGTCGATCAGATGCAGCAGCACGCGGCAGCGCTCGACATGGCCGAGGAAGCGATCGCCGAGGCCGGTGCCTTCATGCGCGCCTTCGATCAGGCCGGGAATGTCGGCCAGCACGAATTCGCGGCCGTCGGCGTTCACGACGCCGAGCTGCGGATGCAGCGTGGTGAAGGGATAGTCGGCGATCTTCGGCCGCGCCGCGCTGACCTTGGACAGGAAGGTCGACTTGCCGGCGTTGGGCATGCCGACCAGGCCAGCATCCGCGATCAGCTTCAGGCGCAGCCAGATCCAGCGCTCCTCGCCGGGCTGGCCGGGATTGGCGTTGCGCGGCGCGCGGTTGGTCGAGGTTTTGAAATGCGCGTTGCCGAAGCCGCCATTGCCGCCCTCGGCGAGCACGAATTTCTCGCCGACATTGGTGAAGTCATGGATCAGGGTCTCGCGGTCCTCGTCGAAGATCTGCGTGCCCAAGGGGACCTTCAGAACGATGTTCTTGCCGTTGGCGCCGTGGCGGTCCGAGCCCGAGCCGTTCTCGCCCTTCTGGGCCTTGAAGTGCTGCTGGTAGCGGTAGTCGATCAGCGTGTTGAGACCGTCGGCGACCTCGATGATGACATTGCCGCCGCGGCCGCCATTGCCGCCGGAGGGACCGCCGAATTCGATGAACTTCTCGCGGCGGAACGCCACGCAGCCATTGCCGCCGTCACCGGAGCGGATATAGACCTTTGCTTCGTCAAGGAATTTCATGGGTCATAGGTAGGCCAGCCGGTCCCGCGCGGCAACCCGCCATGACCCGCAAATCCGCCGAATTTCCGCGAATTCCGGCCTTTGCTTAACCTCAGGACGACGTCAAACGGGCCGGCGGCGGATCAGAAATTTCTGCATCCCCTCCAGCACCAATTCCTTGCGCTGGTTGAACACGGTGCTCCGAAGCGTCACCACGCCGGTCGAACGTCCTGGCACGAGCTCGGTGACCTCAAGCGCCGGATAGATGGTGTCGTCGGCGAATACGGGTTTGAGGAACCGGCTCGACTGTTCGAGGAAGCCGACCAGCGACTCCTCAACCATGAACGGAAACAGGCCGGCGCCGGGCGCGGTGTGGATCAGCGTCTGAAAACCGTGCGCCAAGAGATGCGGCATGCCGCGGCTGCGGCAATATTCGACATCGTAGTGCACCGGATGGGTGTCGCCGCTCGCGGTCTGGAACGCCGCGAACACCGCGGTGGTCTGGGTCCGGCTCGGCAGCACGAAGCGTTCGCCGACCACGAAATCCTCAAACCAGCGCTGCCCAGGAATCATGCGATGCTGGCTTGGATCGAAATCGGTCATGCGCTGCACCATCGGGACGAATTCGGAGCCTGATCCGTACCGCGCGGCGCGCAATGCGACAATGCGTTCAATTCGTCCAAGGCGGGCTTGTCCCGCGCGTTCACGCGATTACAACGGCAGCGATGCCCTTCTTCAAGACTCTCTCGGCCTATGACGATCGCTCCGCGCGCCTTGCCGGCATCGCGCTGATGCTGCTGTCGATCTTCATGTTCTCGTTCGGCGATGCCATGGGCAAGTTCCTGGTCGGGACCTATTCGGTGGGGCAGCTCTTGTTCCTGCGCGCCTGCGCGGCGCTGCTGCTGTTGTCGCCGATGATCTGGAAGCAGCGTCACCAGTTCCTGCAGCTCGAGCGGCCTTTGCTGCAGCTCTTCCGCGTCATCCTGTCGACGCTGGAAGTCGCCGCCTTCTTCCTCGCGACCGTCTATCTGCCGCTCGCGGACGTCATCACCTATTATCTGGCCGGTCCCATCTTCGTCACCGCGATGTCGGCGATCTTCCTGGGCGAGAAGGTCGGCTGGCGGCGGTGGACGGCGATCCTGATCGGCTTCTGCGGCGTGCTGATCGCGCTGCGGCCGTCGGCGCAGACGGTGAGCCTGCCGGCGCTGATCGCGCTCGGCGGCAGCCTGTCCTTCGCGACCCTGATGCTGATCACGCGCAGCCTGCGCAAGACGCCCGATATCGTGATGGCATCCTCGCAATTCATCGGCACGTTTTCGCTCGGTGCCGTGCTCTCGGCAT comes from Bradyrhizobium diazoefficiens and encodes:
- the obgE gene encoding GTPase ObgE, which encodes MKFLDEAKVYIRSGDGGNGCVAFRREKFIEFGGPSGGNGGRGGNVIIEVADGLNTLIDYRYQQHFKAQKGENGSGSDRHGANGKNIVLKVPLGTQIFDEDRETLIHDFTNVGEKFVLAEGGNGGFGNAHFKTSTNRAPRNANPGQPGEERWIWLRLKLIADAGLVGMPNAGKSTFLSKVSAARPKIADYPFTTLHPQLGVVNADGREFVLADIPGLIEGAHEGTGLGDRFLGHVERCRVLLHLIDATCEHAGKAYKTVRKELDAYGGLLTDKIEIVALNKIDAVAPDELKKQKDRLKRAAKKTPLLLSGITGDGVKEALRALVEVIGEAPVSAKAKSAAEAEPWSA
- a CDS encoding MaoC family dehydratase; translation: MTDFDPSQHRMIPGQRWFEDFVVGERFVLPSRTQTTAVFAAFQTASGDTHPVHYDVEYCRSRGMPHLLAHGFQTLIHTAPGAGLFPFMVEESLVGFLEQSSRFLKPVFADDTIYPALEVTELVPGRSTGVVTLRSTVFNQRKELVLEGMQKFLIRRRPV
- a CDS encoding DMT family transporter — encoded protein: MPFFKTLSAYDDRSARLAGIALMLLSIFMFSFGDAMGKFLVGTYSVGQLLFLRACAALLLLSPMIWKQRHQFLQLERPLLQLFRVILSTLEVAAFFLATVYLPLADVITYYLAGPIFVTAMSAIFLGEKVGWRRWTAILIGFCGVLIALRPSAQTVSLPALIALGGSLSFATLMLITRSLRKTPDIVMASSQFIGTFSLGAVLSAFHWVPPTPGSLVIFAAAGLISVTALFCVNRSLKLAPASVVVPYQYSMIVWAVIFGFVVFGDVPEVATIVGAAIIIGAGFYIYLRERDLGRQSAEVNPPV